In Deltaproteobacteria bacterium, the genomic stretch GAAAAGCACCTTATTCAGCAATCTGTTATTGGCTTATTTAAAAGAACCCTGAAACGGTACCTTTGGATAAAGAAAAGGGAAGGGAGGAGCCATTGGCTCCTCCCGCTTTAGTAGGGAAGGATCCTAGTCATTTTAGAAACCTCCTTTTCTTACCATGGCCCGTCCGTAAACGACTATGCGGTCTGATTCCTCATCCTCGTGGTTGGAAATTTTCTCCATCTCCTTTCTTTTTTTCATGTTAACTGCTAATTTAATTGTGTAGGAAATTCCTTTTTGGACACGGATTTACCCTGTTAGATGTTTACCATCTAACAGGGTAAACACAGATTATCAGGATAAACTAAAAAAATAATTATCTGCGGTTATCTGCGTCCTATTAAATTTATTGTATAGGAATTTCCTTTTTTGGCATCAGGGTGCCCGGAGGGCAACCTGATGCCAAAAAAATCTCTTTTTAGTTGTGAGGTCAAAGGGTTATAATGCACTCCCAAGATGGGTTCATTTCGTCAGTGGTTTGACCGAGACAAGCTTAAAGAGATTTTTCGGACCCACTGGGAGTCTTTCAAGGAGACTTTTTCTCGGTATCGAGAAGATCGCTACGCTGAAGTCGTTCAAAAGATGCTGGGCTGCGGGGATGCGCAAAACGGCTATGCGACCTATGTGTGTGGAGGGTGCGGGGGTGAGTGGAGAAGGGTGCCTTTTTCTTGTAAGAGCTGTTTTTGTTTGTCCTGTGCCAAGGTGTATACCGATCGATGGGCGGCGCGCATCGAAGCGATTTTGTTTCCTGGGGTGGCCTATCGGCATACGGTGTTGACGGTGCCGGATGAGCTGAGGGAGTATTTTTATCGAGAAGCCAGGCTGTTGTCTGAGTTGATGAGAGTGGGCATAGAGTGTTTGGCAGATACTCTGAGCACAGTTCTTCGGCGTGCTGTATCTGGGGGGTATATTGTGGTGATCCAGACGAATGGGAGGTCAGGAAGCTACAATCCCCACTTGCATATTATTATGACTTCCGGAGGGATTGCCTCCAGCGGAAGAGGGGGCCATTCATGGGTTACGCTGAAGTATTTTCCTTATGAGATTCTTCACAAGAAATGGCAATATCATCTATTCAAGATGCTCAAAGAGCAGGTTCCCACCCAGGAGATGCGGGCCAAGATTGATGAGCTTTATCGAAAGTATCCCAAGGGTTTGGTGGCGAACATTCAAAAGGGGGAAGTCCCCAAGCGGATTCGGGAGTTAGCGAAGTATTTGGCCAAATACGTTGTGAGTCCTCCGATCTCGGTTCGGCGCATTGCCAGTTACGATGGGAAGTGGGTCAAGTATTGGTACCGTGATCATAAGAGTGGCCGGCGGAAGATGGAAGAGGTGGATGTTTATCGGTTTATCGGTCGGATGGTGCAACACATACTGCCCAAAGGGATGCAGCGGGTTCGCTATTATGGGCTTCATGCGGTAGCCGTGTATCGGAAGATTTACAAGAAGTTAAGGTTCATTTTGCCTGCAGATGCGG encodes the following:
- a CDS encoding transposase, which produces MGSFRQWFDRDKLKEIFRTHWESFKETFSRYREDRYAEVVQKMLGCGDAQNGYATYVCGGCGGEWRRVPFSCKSCFCLSCAKVYTDRWAARIEAILFPGVAYRHTVLTVPDELREYFYREARLLSELMRVGIECLADTLSTVLRRAVSGGYIVVIQTNGRSGSYNPHLHIIMTSGGIASSGRGGHSWVTLKYFPYEILHKKWQYHLFKMLKEQVPTQEMRAKIDELYRKYPKGLVANIQKGEVPKRIRELAKYLAKYVVSPPISVRRIASYDGKWVKYWYRDHKSGRRKMEEVDVYRFIGRMVQHILPKGMQRVRYYGLHAVAVYRKIYKKLRFILPADA